Sequence from the Rutidosis leptorrhynchoides isolate AG116_Rl617_1_P2 chromosome 3, CSIRO_AGI_Rlap_v1, whole genome shotgun sequence genome:
tttgactaatcctgacgattcacgaacaattaattgtaaataaatgtgtgtgtgtgtgtatatatatatatatatatatatatatatatatatatatatatataataatttaaaataataatatgctATTTAATCGTTAGAAGTAAACTTAATACTGTATTAAAACTTCAATCAATAAAAATTGTTAAAGTTATCTTCAAGACCAACACGTTAGTGGGAATTGATGTTGGAAAACTTGTAGTATTAAATTGATAAAATCATTTatcatttataattattatcataagacTTTTAGTTGTATTTATATACATTACGCAATTATTGCTTCGGTGACTTGCCATCCAAATTTTTTTAACATCCAATAAAATATCCAATTAAGATGCACGTCCGAGACCACCTTGTTCCTGGTTTATCTACGTGAACCCATGAACCGTTACGAATCGAAGATTAACTCAAATCGTAAGGATATTTATGGGTTGCTTCTGACGTTGACTGGTTATAGAAACAATGCTAATAAACAATTGGAATATgggataatttttttttcttctgtattACTTCCCACTAGAAGCTTTATCAAACGAATTAAATAACAAAGTCTATCCCACTTCTCTCCATTACATATATTGATATAGAAACATAATTAAGGGCTCTAAACTCTTCCACTCAccattatataaaattaatagtcagTGATATCAATATCTAATATTATATCACATatcacatattaatattaatatctatttaTATGTATACTTTTCATACATAAGGCATCGAATCTTTACTTAATTATTTGTGGTTTATCTTCAACTAACATGAAACAAACCCATCATCAACCTACAACTCGTTTTCCACTTCGGTATGCTTCTGTTTGGACCGTACAACACCACTCACAAACTAAACTTCATTGTCGGCTACTACTATTCTGTTTAACACCATAAATCACCACTAGACGCCACCACAAACCCATCTTGTTGTTTTTCCTACTCGACAAACACCAACACCTCTTCatctatatataatacacattcataTGGAGAGAAATACAAACACCCACAATACCTTGAAAACACCTTTGATTTTTCCTGCAAATTAACACACAAACAATTAAATTCTTTAGTAAATATAATTAGACTCATGTTAGACTAGTACATGTATAAAATAACACCTTATGGGAAAGTTTTTACAATTTGAATCTTACCACGGTAAAGAGTTATTATATTGTTCCCATAAATCAATGATATTGACTAGTAGGTGGAAAAATTGGACATCACTTTTGATTTTTTTGTAACCCCGGCCCATAAAAGATGATATATACTTTGTCGTCTCTCAATTTACAAACAATGAGATTCCTTTCTGTTATCTATCCCCGTCCATCACTATCTATCACTATCTATCACTATCTAAGTTGTCTCCACTATCTTCCTTTATCTCCCTCACATGTCTCTCTCTATTTCTCTAAagaatatatacaaatacatagatATGAATCGAGGAAAGGAGGTAACCAAATCACCACAAATTCAACCATCATAATGACCCACAACATCAGGAATTGCCTACTGCAAGAAAATTGACCATCAAACTGCATCATTGGGTTCTGTTTGTACAACCATGAAAACCTCAAACCCTCCACCTGCACGAAATCAATCAATACTATAGCTTACTATATTGCAGCTGCACCAGTGTACATTTTTCTTCTAACCTCTTCTTCGTTTTACAGTTTCTTCATCCACTTAACGAAACCTAATAACCACTACTCAATCTTACCTATTTCTACTGCTGAAAAAGCCTGTCTATTACTACTACCACTATTTGTTCGTGTTCCACCAGCCACTACTGTGCAATCAGGTCGACTAATCTGTTTCTATTAACCTGTTTACTTTTGTTATTACTAAACCAAAGACCTGCTACTCCCTGACTATCATTTGAACAATCACAGGATCAATCTAATCCCTAAAATAAAAATCAATTTTTATAATTCAACAAAAACAACAAAATCATAACTATGAACATAAAAATTAACATAGACAATTCAATCAGACCTGTAAGATCCCTAGTATGAGAATAAATTAAAAGTAAATTGAATTACTTACTTAGATCTTTAATTGTATTTATCGATTGAAACAGAAACTCAAACCCTGCGTTGTTAAAAGCAGCTACTCCTCTGATTCGCACGATGTTGCAGCTGTCTTCTCCTATATCTGATTGATCGAGTGAGGAACCAACGAACTAGATCGATTAGGTTGTTGCTGCTTCATTCGTCTATCTGGATTGAACAAATTCGTCACACACCCATCGGTTAATACATTTGGTATCCACCTGGACTAAATAAACCTAAATTGGATTGGGTTATAGTTTGGGCTTCAAGCTTTTAAAAATGACGGACCCAATTTTAGCCCACAAATTTTCTAATGGTAATAATActcttattaatgtaattattattatcattattattattattattactattattgttattattattattgttgatattattttagattacttattattattactaatactaataacattattattattattattattattattattattattattattattattattattattattattattattatcattaatacgaattatattattatcattattattaatatgagtattattattattattattattaatattatcatttgtaaaaatataaatattatcaagATTGTTAAAAATTATCAGTTTTAGTAAAATCATtatcttatagttattattattagtatccattattattaaaagtatcatttttatataaattaccatttttattattataactagtattattattattataggatgaaacgaCTTTTATTTATTACTaccaatattatcttatcaaatgacTATTAGTTATatgaaaaccatatttactacatataacctaattatatatgaaaaaatatatatatatataataaaacttattaatttattaatatatatatgtatatataaattacatcactaataataataaatatatgtttTTTCGATTACGACTATAATTTTTAataagatatacaattgatataggttcgtgaatccgaggacaaccctatacttgttcaatgtcgtcatatgtatttttactacaaaatacagtatggtgagtttcattttccctttttactctttacctttttgggcagagaatatatgcaaatgctttattaactgttttacaatatttatatgcgtgagtttcatttccctttttactcattacatttttgggctgagaatacatgcgcaaaattttataaatgttttacgaaatagacacaagtaatcgaaactacattatatggttgaattatcgaaatcgaatatgcccttttcattaagtctggtaatctaagaattagggagcagacaccctaattgacgcgaactctaaagatagatctatcgggcccaacaagtcccattcaaagtatcggatgctttagtacttcgaaatttatatcatgtccgatggaggatcccggaatgataggggatattcttatatgtatattgtgaatgtcggttactaggtgttcaatccatataaatgatattttgtctctatgcatgggacgtatgtttatgagaaatggaaatatgaaatcttgtggtctattaaaattatgaaatgattatttatgttaaactaatgaactcaccaaccttttggttgacacttgaaagcatgtttattctcaggtacgaaagaaatcttccgctgtgcatttgctcatcttagagatattactaggagtcattcatgacatatttcaaaagacgttgcattcgagtcgttgagttcatcaagattattattaagtcaattatagtaagatatattacgaaatggtatgcatgttgtcaactttcaatgtaatgaaatattgtcttttcaaaaacgaatgcaatgtttgtaaaatgtatcatatagaggtcaagtacctcgtgatgtaatcaactgttgtgaatcgtttataatcgatatagacttcatccggacggattaggacgggtcttcacaggatCAATTACGATATCTCGTAAATCGGATGGTTCTTTGGACTTTTTGCGAAGGCGAATAACAATACTATTGCTTCAATCTTCCACTTTTAGCTACATGATTTGTTCATGACGTTGCTAAGGTGCTGAGCTAAGTGGGGACATTTCAGTTTCTCTTACAAATTCTTCCTCTTCCTCAATATCTTCTTCctcttctatttcttcttccacttCCATCTCCCCTTCAAATTCCTCTACTATATTTCTTCTTCGAGATCCTCTTTTCCATTTTTAAATCTTTGAATAGTGGCGGCGATTCATCATTGATAGTGATCTATCTGGTGGAAATTGCAAACACCTCTTCATGTTCAGAGAAAAAAGTAGGACGGTCAATTCTAAATGTTACACTCTCCTATGCCATCATAAGACCAAAGTTTGATTGTAAACATCGATGACGGTCCTGTCCATGTTCATGAACGGTCTTCCTATGATGATAGGTGTGTCTaagtcttccttaatgtccataaCTACGAAATCCATAGTATACAAGAATGattgactttcaccaagacgttctcaactatgcccttaggatatcaaattgtgtgatcggcaagttcgATTTTCATTTTAGTTGGTGTTAAGTCACCTAGCTCTAATCTCTTAAAAAGAGAATAGGAGATAAGGTTGATGTTTTCTCCTAAATCAGCCAAAGCTTGGATGGTTCCATATTAGTAGATCGAACATGGGAATGTAAATTGTCAGGTATCTCCTAATTTCTTAGGTAGAGAGATCTGAGTAATGTCGAGCATTCTACAcctagtggaattttgttagagtctggcaTTCTTTCCTTTGTATAAAGAAGTCTTCGTATATATCTATTATGGCTAGATGATTTGGACACAGTGTCTAAGAACATTCCATCGAGCTTGAAAGTTCCAAGTTTCTCCGGATTATTCTTGagtcttccaggatagggtacacgaactagATTCTGTTAAAGAGGTTTAGTTACAGCAGGTGACTTCTTCTTTAGTCAAGCTGATCTTCTTCGAGGGGTGGGTTCTTCCTTCAAGATAATGGAATCCATTTGTttagcttcttctatgtggggattttgaatGGTCTTACCAGACAATCTCCCTtctggtcgggtttcaaggcgttgtgataactgtctgagCTGTATCTCTAGACTTTTGAGTagtgccaattgatttctcataagCACCTCGGTCTAATATTGCCTAGATGCAGTTCTTTGCTTTAGCTATTGATGTCCCTGAATGAACTGGTTTAATTGTTCTTCAGTCCCGAGACCTGAGGTAGCTGCTTTTGTAATTTGGTTAACACGAGGGTTATCTTCTGTAGGACTAGTGAGTGTGAGTGGTTGGTCATAATTTAGTTGAGGTAGTTgaggataaggtgggtaacgataacGAGGTTGAAACAGTTGGTTATTTCTTTGAAACTGACCACCTCTGGATTGATGACTAAATCCAGGGTTTTGGTGACGAGCAggttattgaacgtaacagactgattcGTCAGGGTTTTcgcactcaacttgatattcttctaaGGGTTGTGGTTGGTACAGTTGTTACATGTTTGCACCTGATTAACCTGTTGCTGTTGCGTCTTCATGCCTCCAAGTTATTTTAGAAGAATCTTGTCCGTGAGGgttttgatggcctctgtttgattgttaagtaTAGAGAGTGAAGCGAATGATGAGTGTTGTTCACCACTGTtctagtcatgatgatgcattgtcatgttttcgagcaagtctcatgcttcgtctgctgtttgaTTCATCGGATTCTCTTAAGCTGCAGCATCAATCGTCATCCTATGAttcaccgtaagaccattgtagaatgtacagatttgggctgactgtTCTAGTGGGTGATTCAGGTATTTCTTCAGtaaggttttgaatcgctcccatgcggtATAAAGAGATTCATTATAACgatgtttaaagttaatgatgttatTTTTGAGCTTGGTTTGCTTAGAGGGGGGAAAATACTTGGTTAGAAACTTCGTTATCATCTCCCTCCAtgaagtaatcgaatcgttttcaATCCTTCAAACCACGTCtgcgcatgatgagtgagagagtagggaaacaagtatagctgaAATATATCTTTGCCTACCCCTTGTTGTTTATAGGAGTTTGATAGAGAAATGAACTTGTCAATGTGCGAGTTGGGGTCGTCATccggtaatccatgaaattgacagctatTTTAGAAGAGCTACACaatatgatgttttaactcgaacaatTGTCCTTGTATCTCTGgatatctgattggtcctcctcgaccttcagtgGAGGGTTTTGTATTTTCAGAAAGGGTAAAACGTAGTGCCATGTGAGCTTTAAGTCTTTCCGCCCTGCGTGCTTTACATATTATTGATCGAATTAGGTACGAATATCAGTGGTCCTGGTCTGGATTGATTTTgtatcatacactaggtatgcttgATTAGTTATTTTAAGAAATCCTAAGGGATTCTATTAATCTAAGAGGTCTACTAAAACGAGCTTTTGGTTCTTACTATTGTTTCCCTTATATTTTGGCAACAAGGTcttgcacgaactattcaacaaaccaagtggccagatcgactacgaagaggcaggaaccttttggttccaatagaattggagactgttcggaaaatccaaaaaccaagtccgtgtataattgtctttcttagacaccacaaaAAACACGTTAAATAAGTTTGATATGAAACAGTATCATTTAATAttagtccccggcagtggcgcaaAAAACTTAGTTCTCCTTATTATGTGGCCAAAACGGACGATTTATTTTGCGGCAATGTCGTTAGGTTGCCACCCGTCTATCAAGGTTCGTCACACGAGGACTGGGTTTTAATGTTATAGTATGCGGACCCTAAATCTACTACTCTTACCTAaggatgagtaagggaagtatgacctatggTCGTTCGTTTAAGAAGACAACATAATCGAACCTATCACAGTAGTAAACACTTTTAGACCTATAATTTCTAAGGAGTAGTGTTGGGTGTATTTTGGGTTTTTCTATTTTATAAGGCAGATAAATAAAGGAAAGCGATAAAGATAAAATTtgcaattcagataaggttaagagcaagtgcatgttatgatttcgttagttacatAGATGAAAATTTATGGCGTCGTCTCATGAATAGGTGATAACCTTAAACCCATTATACtggtcctaccgcccctgtcaGAACACTGACATGACACTAGGTATATACCTTAGGCTTAAAGATCcagaatagacagcaatgtcccatACCCTCGACTCCCGAGAAACATGAACTACATGTAAACACTGACGGCTCATCAATAGGAGTGACCCGGTAAGGTGACATATTAATGATCcttaaggtctaaactttcttaagtataagaaAAGATAGAAGGTATCCATGatccgagagacatgatgtgtttcCGATGTTTTCGTTAATGATTGGACTTATTAAATCAGTAGGCCCTTAATTAAAAGAGaagaaccataaagaacaccattaaGTTACAAAGTAacctccatgaacacgttcggttatcctaccggtccaatcctttatgggttttaatcaaacagttccttaattaaccaagaatccctcaagcggggtgcaatgcttgagaccgcattatggtgcaatGTACTGTATCCGCACTGAAGATTAGCTTCCATGGCCATACACGGCAGAGGCATAGAGTACTACAACCGATGTGCCTCCTCATATACTTACAGTGTTTAAATGCTAGTGACTACACAGGCATAGCTCAGGGCCAACCATGTACTACGTATCTCAGTCAGAGTTTCCATTACGAAAGATCGACTGTCAGAATCCATAGCGTATGTTTCCttactacaaccgttgtgcctcTTATAAACGCACATAAACCGTTGTGCCTCTGATAAACGCACTATGTATCCGGCAGCGTTTCTTAcgaaggggtgacacagatagtgtactctgaatcgaggttcgctagatcccaataacagagccaataaccacGTTATAttggttggaaaagcgattgagtttaaatcaTAATCGGAAAACATCTCAACGACATCACGCTTATACAGTATTATTTCAGCATCGTAACTAACTACGTCATAACAAGAacttaaagataactactcgctaatcatggcaacaatatcatttGTCATCATAAGAATAGAAAGTATTATAACGTATAGAGTAAAGGGATAAAGGTACCAGTAGATTAAGCGAGTTTCGGAAGTACAAGAATGACAACTTCGACCTCTAAACAGCTCCTACCacgatcttcggcgttcgcctccaagTACTAATttttccgctcggaggtgagaaggcctcgaaAGTTTCTAAGGTGAAATATTTAGTAAGAAGTGTGATGTGGGAAGTTTGTGTTGAAAATGGATAACAAATAACCTATTTATAGCCAAAATTTCTTGATGGGCAAGCCGTGTACACGGCTGTGCACACTGGGCAGGCCGTGCCCTGGCCGTGTGAGCAAGCCGTGTGGGTGCCATGCACGGGTGAGGTAGCCGTGTGCACACCACCTTGGGCAGGCCGTGTGATCCTTGGACAGGTCGTGTGCCAGGTCTTCCTTGATCGTTTTTGCTGAtttcttggatcgtaacttgattttcgagatcgtaacttgattttcaccgtttttgctctagattcttcgttttaagtccgttttcgtcgattcttcttgcatcgtcttTATAATCACTTGATTTAAAAATAAAGCAAATGAACGATTAATCCAGAGATAAAGTTTATATCTTTAATGTTTTAGGACTAAATATcatgggtaaaaacgtgactttttaacaGATATCAAACTTCTTTTAAAGGAAAATATTTTGGATAAATTATTCCCTCCGTCCCATTATAAGTGTCCACGTTTGACTTtcagaggtttttttttttttttttttttttttttgtcaacttTGATTGTTCACAATTTTTTTCTCAGTTCTCAATCAACATTAGTTTCATAAAAGAAGTTAAAATGTTTCAACCACTATAATGCATCATGGTGTCAATATTTGATTttgatagaaataaaaataaaagaaaaaccaaCAAAAAGAAAGTCACTTTCAGAAATATTATCTTTTTTCTTTAAATATCGTATTTTCAAAATTTCAAATGTACAAcattatgtatatatgtaataaaaagtaaatatatataagcaTTTTGTACACAAATATCGTCTAATACTATAAACAGGTATCAAACAACGTATATTCAAATGTAACTGCGGCAATGCGCGGTCTGAACTTTTTCTAGTTAAACACAATAGATATACTCCGTATGTCATAGGATTTATTTAATCAATAAATGAACTGAATGAAGTTTTTCGTTATTTCATAAAGTTACTTTTTTAGTTAATATACTCCGTATAGAGGTTGTGTAAAATACTTAGTATTTAGGTATAATTGATCATACTCTATAGTAACAAATCTTTTATAAATATTCTTCCTTCACATAAGAGAATCAATCAAGGCCTCCCTATATATTGTTCTTCACAACCATTTTAAGCAACGAACTTACCATGGATTTAAGCACACTTACAATGAAAGATATGGCCACTGTTTTCTTAGTTTATTGGGTTATTTGGTTCCTTTTCGGTATCGTTATTAAACGTTTTTCTtcaaaagatctcccacttccaccGGGTCCTTATCCATGGCCAATATTCGGTAACCTTTTTCAAATCAAAAACAACCTTCTTCATGTTAGTCTAGCCGAGATGGCACAAGTGCACGGACCACTTATGTCACTTCGACTAGGCCAACAAATCCTAATTGTTGGATCAACATCCAATGTGGCTCTAGAGATCCTCAAGACTCGTGATGATGTTCTTTCGGGCCGAGATGTATCACGTTTCATTAAAGGAGAGCAACCAAATGCTCACAATAAGAATCTATCATTTACATCCGATTGTGATGATAGATGGAGGCTATTTCGAAATATTTATAGATCGGAGATTTTTTCAAACACGGCTTTAGAAATTCGTACAAATATAAGGGAGAGTAAAGTTAAGGATATGATGGAGTATTTAGGGTCAAAAGTAGATGAAGTTATAGCTATAAGAGATGTTGCGTTTACAACTAGTGTAAACGTATTAGGAAATGTGTGCTTATCGATCGATCTACTCGATTACGAGGGAAATGGTATTGGTGATAACCTTAGGGAATCACTTGGAAAGTTAGATTTGTTGGGTTCAAAGCCACTATTAGCAAATATGTATCCAATATTGGGACAGTGGGATATACCGGGTTGGTATAAGCAAGTTATGCATATCACAGAACAAGAACTTGGAAGTATTTGGAAAGATAGCATACAAATGAAACGAGATAAAGGCAATGTTTTCTCAAGTCTACAAGATTTTGCTGATACTTTGATCCACAAAGGGTTTACAAATCAACAGATTAATCCTTTGATTCAGGTAAAATTAACAATAATCTTCTATAAGAATATTATTCTATGGAAATTAGATTAATTTTCTAAGCAAAGATTAGTACCGAGTAATATTTTTAGAGGAGAATAATATTCATTGAAAAGAATAATATTCTTTGAAAAGAATAGAATATCTAAAAATCTGAGTGAAAATTGCTTAATATTCATCGGAAATGTTAATTTTTTAGGAAAAAAATGTGAACATTTATCAGAAATATTAATTttagaaaaaaaatattaatattaatttaatcaaaagtaaaaaaaattcttttgataattagtagttttttttttttttttaattaatatttagtATATACTGTTTTTAACAACACATAGTAATAAATATACCAAATGAATGTACTATTATGCGTGTATAATATGTGTATTTTGTATATATCTCTGTGATTAATATGAAAATCATCCTGCATAAAAATTAATATCATATAATCTCTTGTTATTTTATTTTCATAATATCATTGGTAATAAAATATTGTTCTTGAATTATGTACTTTGTTACTTGAAAAATTTTGGATTCTTTGGTTGATTAAACCACTCTCATCCATAACCATAACATCTACTTCATTACTAGAACTAACTGTCAAATTATTGCTACAACAGCACTTCTTCATCAAGACTAACCAAAGACTAATCACTCTTAATTATGACATATTTCTTCATAAAAATTGTGACTcactatattatttaattaatcaaatgCACATATATGAAAGCAAAATGTACCGCTTACTCTGGCTTATTTATAGGAATTGATTAATAATTGACGGACCAAAAGTAATACATAGTGGTTATTGGATTGGCACTCTTGGTTATTGGATCCAAAACGCCTTGTAATCTAGGTGTCTTTAGGTCGTGTGAGATGTAAATGTAAAAAGGGGAGTAGATATTGCGATGGTTGCTTCCTTAGCATCCATTTGTATCTCCTCCCTCATGTAGATATCGTGCGGCTCTTGTTGGGGTTATTTTTTCTTGTATTTTGTACTAttgcgtttatatatatatatatatatatatatatatatatatatatatatatatatatatatatatatatatatatatatatatatatatatatatatatatatatattgaattgcctttcaaaaaaaaaaagtaatacATAGTACTAGACTATTAATATGAACGGAGGAAGTAAGGCGAAAATAAATTAATATCATTAAAAACA
This genomic interval carries:
- the LOC139897830 gene encoding probable (S)-N-methylcoclaurine 3'-hydroxylase isozyme 2, with the translated sequence MDLSTLTMKDMATVFLVYWVIWFLFGIVIKRFSSKDLPLPPGPYPWPIFGNLFQIKNNLLHVSLAEMAQVHGPLMSLRLGQQILIVGSTSNVALEILKTRDDVLSGRDVSRFIKGEQPNAHNKNLSFTSDCDDRWRLFRNIYRSEIFSNTALEIRTNIRESKVKDMMEYLGSKVDEVIAIRDVAFTTSVNVLGNVCLSIDLLDYEGNGIGDNLRESLGKLDLLGSKPLLANMYPILGQWDIPGWYKQVMHITEQELGSIWKDSIQMKRDKGNVFSSLQDFADTLIHKGFTNQQINPLIQELFAAGTESTTLTIEWMIVELLRNQEAMQKAKDEVRKHINRKVVKESDLVHLPFMEACYKETLRLHPSGPLLIPHKAIEACELMGYTIPKDSLILVNIWAINRDPNFWDDPLRFKPERFVGSKLSYLGNDFDYLPFGSGRRMCPGLALASKIVLLTIVSLIQNFDWFLPNNMNPDDINMDEEVHVAMHKKERLLISLKFRD